In Acinetobacter sp. C32I, one genomic interval encodes:
- a CDS encoding GNAT family N-acetyltransferase: MRSDHFRIERSLELPAQIDVLIQYSEREGFRFLNRLKQEFQSGTNCFDQIGEALFVVYDQHDRLIAVAGLNQDPFAESQRVGRLRRFYIHPDYRANQIGTHLLGHIEQYAKAYFERLELFTDTTQAAQFYQSRGYQSIVSAYRNFYKIL; the protein is encoded by the coding sequence ATGAGGTCAGACCACTTTAGGATTGAAAGAAGCCTAGAATTGCCTGCACAAATCGATGTTTTGATCCAATATTCAGAACGTGAGGGCTTTCGCTTCTTAAATAGATTAAAACAAGAATTTCAATCAGGTACCAATTGTTTTGATCAGATCGGAGAAGCACTTTTTGTTGTGTATGATCAGCATGATCGTTTGATTGCCGTAGCTGGACTGAATCAAGACCCTTTTGCTGAATCGCAGCGAGTTGGGCGCTTACGTCGTTTCTATATCCATCCAGACTATCGCGCTAATCAGATTGGTACGCATTTATTGGGACATATTGAACAATATGCAAAGGCTTATTTTGAGCGACTTGAGCTATTCACAGATACCACACAGGCGGCTCAGTTCTATCAAAGTCGGGGATATCAATCTATCGTGTCGGCATATCGTAATTTTTACAAGATTTTATGA
- a CDS encoding adenosine kinase: MATVDLFAIGNALIDQEFKVSNEFLTQQGLPKGTMHLADGETQANLYQKLQDTQSYKGQASGGSAANTTVAFSALGGTAFYGCRVGNDELGRIYLDGLNEAGIKTTTQSISEGVTGTCMVLISPDSERTMQTYLGITAELSDEQIDLEPLKTAKWLYIEGYLSTSDSARVAVKQARELAKTHGVKIALSLSDPAMVQYARQGLVELLDDGVDLLFCNEQEALMFTETDNLDAAIESLKLKNQHIVITQGAKGAVIVDQAHHFHVNGRAVEAVDTNGAGDAFSGAFLYAINAGLSLEAAAQLAILISSEVVAQYGPRLSVENYAKLFEQFQKAQQECA, encoded by the coding sequence ATGGCAACTGTTGATCTTTTTGCAATTGGTAATGCGCTCATTGACCAAGAATTTAAGGTTTCAAATGAGTTTCTAACGCAACAGGGATTGCCAAAAGGCACAATGCATTTGGCCGATGGTGAAACACAGGCAAATTTATATCAAAAATTACAAGATACTCAAAGCTACAAGGGCCAAGCGAGTGGTGGTTCAGCAGCGAATACAACCGTTGCTTTTAGTGCCTTAGGTGGTACTGCATTTTATGGTTGCCGTGTAGGGAATGATGAACTCGGTCGCATTTATCTCGATGGCTTAAACGAAGCAGGCATCAAAACCACAACACAATCAATCAGTGAAGGCGTTACAGGTACTTGTATGGTTCTGATCAGCCCAGATTCAGAACGTACCATGCAAACCTATCTTGGGATTACCGCTGAGTTATCCGACGAGCAAATCGACCTTGAACCGCTTAAAACCGCAAAATGGCTGTATATCGAAGGTTATTTATCAACCAGTGATAGCGCTCGTGTTGCAGTTAAACAGGCACGTGAACTGGCTAAAACGCATGGCGTTAAAATTGCATTATCACTGTCTGATCCTGCAATGGTGCAATATGCACGTCAGGGTTTGGTCGAACTCTTAGATGATGGTGTAGATCTGTTATTCTGTAATGAGCAAGAAGCGCTCATGTTTACCGAAACAGACAATCTTGATGCTGCGATTGAAAGCTTAAAATTAAAAAATCAACATATTGTGATCACACAAGGCGCTAAAGGTGCTGTAATTGTTGACCAAGCACATCATTTCCATGTCAATGGTCGTGCAGTTGAAGCTGTGGATACCAATGGTGCTGGCGATGCATTCTCAGGCGCATTTTTATATGCAATCAATGCAGGTTTAAGCTTGGAAGCTGCTGCACAACTTGCTATTTTGATCTCAAGTGAGGTGGTTGCTCAATATGGACCACGTTTAAGCGTAGAAAATTACGCTAAACTCTTTGAACAATTCCAAAAAGCTCAACAGGAATGTGCATAA
- a CDS encoding Rieske (2Fe-2S) protein: MTEEVPERESRAYDTMKGTTIFITQKDGSFYAYQNVCPHLQTELEYLENQFLDQDKEYIQCSTHGALFSVETGECISGPCLGEFLEKVNLEVHSDGGIYID, from the coding sequence ATGACTGAAGAAGTCCCTGAGCGTGAGTCTCGTGCATACGACACCATGAAAGGGACCACGATTTTTATTACTCAAAAAGATGGCAGCTTCTATGCCTATCAAAACGTTTGTCCACACTTACAAACTGAACTTGAGTATTTAGAAAATCAGTTCTTGGATCAAGATAAAGAATATATTCAATGCTCTACTCATGGCGCACTGTTTTCAGTCGAAACGGGTGAATGTATTTCAGGCCCATGTCTAGGTGAATTCCTTGAGAAAGTAAATTTGGAAGTCCACTCAGATGGTGGTATCTATATTGATTAA
- a CDS encoding OB-fold-containig protein — MTEFFLNYYLMPFHMSVVALIVLSIAETIGIVIGLRPSYLVKKLTPEWLLNSPLLDVKFSKYLIFVFLLINFSFAGYFLELSFFALQHYFISPYYLFVPALIIDIFFTVFMIHCLDQVIKPKVIHTHTNLVGRLATISTGNARPGFSAQARVRDEFGQLYYVQVEPEYGELELQSQVLLISQKSNSHYLAKKISLSNNLFTPD, encoded by the coding sequence ATGACTGAGTTTTTCCTCAATTACTACCTGATGCCATTTCATATGAGCGTCGTGGCTTTAATTGTGCTCAGCATTGCAGAAACCATCGGGATTGTGATTGGTTTACGTCCAAGTTATTTAGTTAAAAAGCTAACACCAGAATGGTTACTCAATTCTCCTCTACTGGATGTTAAGTTTTCCAAATACCTGATCTTTGTTTTTTTACTGATTAATTTTAGTTTTGCAGGCTATTTTTTGGAACTCTCGTTCTTTGCTTTGCAGCACTACTTCATCTCACCTTACTATTTATTTGTTCCAGCACTGATCATCGATATTTTCTTTACCGTATTTATGATTCATTGCTTAGACCAAGTGATCAAGCCAAAGGTCATCCATACGCATACCAATTTGGTCGGACGTTTAGCCACCATTTCAACAGGCAATGCGCGTCCAGGCTTTTCAGCCCAAGCACGTGTCCGTGATGAATTTGGTCAATTGTATTATGTACAAGTCGAACCTGAATACGGCGAACTCGAATTACAATCCCAAGTATTGTTGATTAGCCAAAAATCCAACTCACACTATCTCGCCAAGAAAATCTCACTGTCGAATAACTTGTTTACACCAGACTAA
- the cydP gene encoding cytochrome oxidase putative small subunit CydP, whose translation MNTSSQDPNRRLIREITIILIIKVVLLLVIKHIWFDAPTIPKDFNNEVAERIAGDMSKTQETR comes from the coding sequence ATGAACACGAGTTCTCAAGATCCAAATCGGCGACTCATCAGAGAAATCACGATTATTCTTATTATTAAAGTTGTACTTCTCTTGGTGATTAAACACATCTGGTTTGATGCGCCAACGATTCCAAAAGATTTTAACAATGAAGTTGCCGAGCGTATTGCTGGCGACATGTCCAAAACTCAGGAGACACGTTGA
- a CDS encoding cytochrome ubiquinol oxidase subunit I: MISESVVDLSRFQFAMTAMYHFLFVPLTLGLAFILAIMETTYVISGKEIYKDMTKFWGKLFGINFALGVTTGLTMEFQFGTNWAYYSHYVGDIFGAPLAIEGLMAFFLESTFIGLFFFGWDRLSKVQHLGVTWLVAIGSNMSALWILIANGWMQNPVGAAFNYETMRMELVDFGALIFNPVAQVKFVHTVSAGYVTGAIFVLAISSYYLLKKRDLPFARRSFAIAAIFGLASTLSVILLGDESGYELGDVQKTKLAAIEAEWHTEPAPAAFTLFGLPNQQEMRTDYAIKIPYVMGIIATRSTDKEVTGLRDLMKEHEVRIRNGMVAYSELEKLRAGDRSPELLASFEKNQKDLGYGLLLKKYSPNVVDATEEHIQAATKDTIPNVAALFFSFRAMVASGFLMLLLFLFATWAVAKRNAEDKPWLLKFALFALPLPWIAAQTGWYVAEGGRQPWSIGEILPTHLSASSVSAGDVWGSIIALAAFYTVLLIIEMYLMIKFARLGPSSLHTGKYHFEKLEAKTGEAQS; encoded by the coding sequence ATGATTTCTGAAAGCGTGGTCGATCTTTCGCGGTTCCAATTTGCAATGACCGCAATGTATCACTTTCTTTTCGTCCCTCTAACTTTAGGTCTGGCTTTTATTCTTGCCATCATGGAAACCACCTATGTGATTTCTGGTAAAGAAATTTATAAAGATATGACCAAATTCTGGGGGAAACTCTTCGGGATTAACTTTGCCTTAGGGGTAACCACTGGTCTGACTATGGAATTCCAGTTCGGTACTAACTGGGCTTATTATTCTCACTATGTAGGCGATATTTTCGGGGCACCGCTTGCAATTGAAGGCTTGATGGCTTTCTTCCTAGAATCCACCTTTATTGGTTTATTCTTCTTTGGCTGGGATCGCCTCTCTAAAGTACAGCACTTAGGTGTGACTTGGTTAGTAGCGATTGGCTCAAATATGTCAGCCTTGTGGATTCTCATCGCCAATGGTTGGATGCAAAACCCAGTCGGTGCTGCATTTAACTACGAAACCATGCGTATGGAACTGGTGGACTTTGGTGCACTGATCTTTAACCCTGTGGCACAAGTAAAATTTGTACATACGGTTTCTGCAGGTTATGTAACAGGTGCGATCTTTGTACTCGCCATCTCAAGCTATTACTTATTAAAGAAACGTGATTTACCTTTTGCACGCCGCTCATTCGCCATCGCTGCAATCTTCGGTTTAGCCTCAACGTTATCTGTCATTCTACTCGGTGATGAGTCTGGTTACGAGTTGGGTGATGTTCAGAAAACCAAACTTGCTGCGATCGAAGCAGAATGGCATACCGAGCCTGCACCAGCTGCATTCACCTTATTTGGTCTTCCAAATCAGCAGGAAATGCGTACCGACTATGCAATTAAAATTCCTTATGTGATGGGGATTATTGCAACACGTTCTACCGATAAAGAAGTAACGGGTTTACGTGACTTGATGAAAGAACATGAAGTACGTATCCGTAATGGTATGGTGGCCTATAGCGAGTTAGAAAAACTGCGTGCAGGTGACCGTTCTCCAGAATTGTTGGCTTCATTTGAGAAAAATCAAAAAGACTTAGGCTATGGCCTACTCTTGAAAAAATATTCTCCAAATGTGGTTGATGCGACTGAAGAACACATCCAAGCTGCAACCAAAGATACCATTCCAAACGTCGCGGCATTGTTCTTCTCTTTCCGTGCCATGGTTGCTTCTGGCTTCCTCATGTTGTTGTTATTCCTGTTCGCGACTTGGGCTGTGGCAAAACGTAATGCCGAAGATAAACCTTGGTTACTCAAATTTGCTTTGTTTGCTCTCCCTCTCCCATGGATTGCAGCTCAAACAGGTTGGTATGTGGCCGAAGGTGGTCGTCAGCCATGGTCGATTGGTGAAATTTTACCGACACACCTCTCTGCATCAAGCGTCAGCGCTGGTGACGTGTGGGGTTCGATTATCGCGCTTGCAGCGTTCTATACAGTACTGCTGATTATTGAAATGTACTTAATGATCAAATTTGCTCGTTTAGGTCCAAGTTCTTTACATACTGGTAAATATCATTTTGAAAAACTAGAAGCAAAAACTGGGGAGGCTCAATCATGA
- the cydB gene encoding cytochrome d ubiquinol oxidase subunit II, which translates to MIEYELLKIIWWVLVGVLLIGFALTDGFDMGSMALMPFVGKTDSERRAAINTIAPHWDGNQVWFITAGGALFAAWPMVYAVAFSGMYWALLLVLFALFLRPVGFDYRSKLENTQWRTYWDWGLCIGGAVPALVFGVAFGNLFLGVPFSLDDTLRSQYTGSFFALLNPFALICGIVSLSMLCAHGGAWLMLRTDGNLHNRSAKATQIMAIVFLVCFLAAGAWLLFGNISGYSYATAVNTNAALNPLAKDVVTNANHGWLNNYATYPITMAAPIVAILGALLVIVSAAKHKAAVSFTGTSLMIVGAILTAGFALFPFLLPSSIDPTSSLTMWDAVSSHKTLGVMTVAACIFVPLILIYTSWSYYKMWGVITNKHIEENSHSLY; encoded by the coding sequence ATGATCGAATATGAACTCCTAAAAATTATCTGGTGGGTGCTCGTTGGTGTACTACTGATTGGCTTTGCACTTACCGATGGTTTCGATATGGGCTCAATGGCACTGATGCCATTTGTCGGTAAAACTGACTCTGAACGCCGTGCAGCAATCAACACCATTGCACCACACTGGGATGGTAACCAAGTCTGGTTTATTACCGCAGGTGGTGCACTGTTTGCTGCTTGGCCAATGGTCTATGCGGTTGCTTTCTCTGGCATGTATTGGGCCTTACTACTGGTGCTATTCGCCCTGTTCCTGCGACCCGTCGGCTTCGACTATCGCTCTAAATTAGAGAATACCCAATGGCGTACCTATTGGGACTGGGGTCTATGTATCGGTGGTGCCGTTCCTGCACTGGTGTTTGGTGTGGCATTCGGTAACTTGTTCTTAGGCGTACCCTTTAGCTTAGATGACACTTTACGTTCGCAATATACTGGTAGCTTCTTTGCGCTCTTAAATCCGTTTGCATTGATTTGCGGTATTGTTAGCCTATCAATGCTATGTGCGCATGGTGGTGCTTGGCTGATGCTACGTACCGATGGCAATTTGCATAACCGTTCTGCTAAAGCAACACAAATCATGGCAATCGTGTTCCTTGTGTGCTTCTTGGCTGCGGGTGCATGGTTATTGTTTGGCAATATCTCTGGTTATAGCTATGCAACTGCGGTCAATACCAATGCTGCACTGAATCCGCTTGCGAAAGATGTGGTGACCAACGCCAATCATGGTTGGTTAAACAACTATGCAACGTATCCGATCACCATGGCTGCACCTATCGTTGCGATCCTCGGTGCGCTATTGGTCATTGTCAGTGCAGCGAAACATAAAGCGGCTGTGAGTTTTACCGGTACAAGTTTAATGATTGTCGGCGCAATTCTTACTGCTGGCTTTGCCCTGTTCCCATTCTTATTACCATCAAGCATTGATCCAACTTCAAGCTTGACCATGTGGGATGCGGTTTCTAGTCATAAAACCCTTGGTGTAATGACCGTTGCTGCATGTATCTTCGTTCCTCTCATTTTGATCTATACCTCTTGGTCCTATTACAAAATGTGGGGTGTCATCACCAACAAACATATCGAAGAAAATTCACATAGTTTGTATTAA
- the cydX gene encoding cytochrome bd-I oxidase subunit CydX, giving the protein MWYFAWILGVLMACFAGVLSALYIEHHQDLDEE; this is encoded by the coding sequence ATGTGGTATTTTGCATGGATTCTAGGTGTCTTGATGGCATGTTTCGCAGGTGTACTCAGTGCACTTTATATCGAACATCATCAAGATTTAGATGAGGAATAA
- a CDS encoding cyd operon YbgE family protein — protein MAEAMTTPKNSKAQVLAMTISFLLALPLAAILLVHPSLMLDANGHYNHSLLMLVMIGISGGFVHGVGFIPRFWLWKWLFSPYIAWPLMVLGYFIWIGN, from the coding sequence ATGGCTGAAGCAATGACAACACCGAAGAATAGTAAAGCGCAAGTACTTGCAATGACCATTTCGTTTTTGTTGGCATTGCCGCTTGCTGCTATTTTACTGGTCCATCCATCGCTGATGTTGGATGCCAACGGACATTACAATCATAGCTTACTAATGTTGGTGATGATTGGAATTTCTGGTGGTTTCGTACATGGGGTTGGGTTTATACCAAGATTCTGGTTATGGAAATGGTTATTTAGTCCTTATATCGCATGGCCATTAATGGTGTTGGGATATTTCATTTGGATTGGAAACTAA
- a CDS encoding TonB-dependent siderophore receptor — protein MQHHNLYIAIMFSLFGASATMTWAEDQSEDLKKSDVLPIIHLKADHEASAYTVKKSKSATKLDLSLKETPQSVSVITEQQMKDQNLTSVSGVLDQVPGIYRQSYGATSAWGTGGEYTSYYSRGSKIINFQIDGLLSSPAIEGRSNTALSNIDTAIFENITVVKGATGLLNGSGLPSASVNFNRKHATANAQSSAKLSYGSWNTWRSEIDASQALNESESIRGRVVAAHQQGDSWQKWGDAASTILYGVVDADLSDKTVLSIGTSLSRNESDGQSIHAYANFDAKNILSPMGRKDNSAPRWAYTHTDSLNAFAQLQHEFENRWKLNANYNFATTDTESIYGVIGSNTSGVYKMQDGKRVQVIGADGKPVYYTDYEKNTSTVTAGYQHTKPVEHSVDLGVTGPYQLFGREHELMLGANFQDVDQNDPYYNRVMGETGVINIKSWNGYTAQPAGLYTASSAGNSVLQFRQYGGYLATRLNLLDYLKVILGGRVSSIDYYAESGNKNSGTKIKIDDQFTPYAGIVFDVTPDWAVYASYTSIFSPQANKDYQMKLLDPKQGDSYELGVKGELFAGRVNTSLALFQSNMDNVAVDAGKYATSEEVPGAVAGTTYYRSAKGAKTKGFEAAISGEVLPNLNLNGGYTYSETKEKGDRINTDIPKDQFKLFATYKFSGDLDKLSVGAGVTWQSKIYNSYDMDGFARDSNGQKAFTLVDAMAKYELSPDLTVGLNLNNITDKSYRLNTSNQTFGAPRNVTGSVSFKF, from the coding sequence ATGCAGCATCACAACTTATATATAGCGATTATGTTCAGCCTATTTGGGGCTTCTGCAACAATGACGTGGGCAGAAGATCAATCGGAAGATTTAAAAAAATCGGATGTTTTACCAATTATTCATCTTAAAGCGGATCACGAAGCTTCTGCATATACCGTTAAAAAATCAAAATCGGCAACCAAATTGGACCTGTCTTTAAAAGAAACGCCACAGTCGGTGAGTGTGATCACTGAACAACAAATGAAAGATCAAAATCTGACAAGTGTATCTGGGGTGCTTGATCAGGTTCCTGGTATTTATCGTCAAAGTTATGGTGCGACATCTGCTTGGGGAACGGGTGGTGAATATACTTCGTATTATTCGCGTGGCTCTAAAATTATTAACTTTCAGATTGATGGATTGTTGTCGAGCCCTGCGATAGAAGGTCGTAGTAACACCGCACTCAGTAATATTGATACCGCTATTTTTGAAAATATTACTGTTGTTAAGGGGGCAACTGGCTTGCTAAATGGCAGTGGTTTGCCAAGCGCCAGTGTTAATTTTAACCGTAAGCATGCAACAGCAAATGCTCAATCATCTGCCAAGCTGAGCTATGGTTCATGGAATACCTGGCGTAGTGAAATTGACGCCTCTCAAGCATTGAATGAATCAGAGAGTATTCGTGGTCGTGTTGTCGCAGCACATCAACAAGGCGATAGCTGGCAGAAATGGGGTGACGCTGCCTCAACCATTTTATACGGCGTAGTGGATGCGGATTTAAGTGATAAAACAGTTTTAAGTATTGGTACATCATTAAGCCGTAATGAAAGTGATGGCCAAAGTATCCACGCTTACGCAAATTTTGATGCGAAGAATATTCTTTCTCCTATGGGGCGCAAGGACAACTCAGCCCCACGATGGGCTTATACCCATACAGATAGTCTAAATGCATTTGCGCAGTTGCAGCATGAGTTTGAAAATCGTTGGAAGTTGAATGCAAATTATAATTTTGCGACCACCGATACAGAAAGCATTTATGGTGTGATTGGGTCGAATACATCTGGCGTTTATAAGATGCAAGATGGCAAGCGTGTACAGGTCATTGGTGCTGATGGTAAACCTGTTTATTACACTGATTATGAAAAAAATACATCAACTGTGACTGCTGGTTATCAGCATACTAAACCTGTTGAACATTCTGTTGATTTAGGTGTGACCGGACCATATCAGCTTTTTGGTCGTGAACATGAGCTAATGCTTGGTGCAAACTTTCAGGATGTAGACCAAAATGATCCTTATTACAATCGGGTAATGGGTGAAACAGGCGTAATTAATATCAAAAGCTGGAATGGTTATACCGCACAGCCTGCTGGGTTATATACAGCGTCAAGTGCAGGAAATTCTGTGCTGCAATTTAGACAATATGGCGGCTATTTGGCAACTCGCTTAAATCTTCTCGATTATTTGAAAGTTATATTGGGTGGGCGTGTTTCTAGCATTGATTATTATGCCGAGTCTGGTAATAAAAATAGTGGAACAAAAATTAAAATTGATGATCAGTTTACGCCTTATGCAGGGATCGTTTTTGATGTCACACCTGACTGGGCGGTTTATGCTAGCTATACCAGTATCTTCTCACCACAAGCGAATAAAGACTATCAAATGAAATTGCTGGATCCTAAACAAGGTGATAGCTATGAGCTAGGTGTTAAAGGCGAACTGTTTGCGGGTCGTGTGAACACCAGTTTGGCTTTATTCCAATCGAATATGGATAATGTTGCTGTTGATGCTGGCAAATACGCAACTAGCGAAGAAGTGCCTGGTGCCGTTGCAGGGACGACATATTACCGTTCAGCAAAAGGGGCGAAAACAAAAGGTTTCGAGGCTGCGATTTCAGGAGAAGTGCTGCCTAATCTGAATCTAAATGGCGGATATACTTATTCAGAGACCAAAGAAAAAGGCGATCGGATCAATACCGATATTCCAAAAGATCAGTTTAAGCTCTTCGCTACTTATAAGTTTTCTGGCGATTTAGACAAGCTGAGTGTTGGGGCTGGGGTGACATGGCAGAGTAAAATTTATAACAGCTATGATATGGACGGCTTCGCCCGTGATAGTAATGGTCAAAAAGCTTTTACATTGGTTGATGCAATGGCGAAGTATGAACTCAGCCCAGATTTAACCGTAGGTTTAAATCTCAATAATATTACGGATAAAAGCTATCGTTTGAATACGTCAAATCAAACCTTTGGTGCACCGCGTAATGTAACGGGTTCTGTATCTTTCAAGTTTTAA